The genomic window CTCGCCGAATTCACCGGGTCGCACACGCCACTTTGCACCACCGCCCGGAAGTGGGTGGTTTGGGTTACGGTGGCTGAATAGATTTCACCGGTATAGAAAACATCATCCCAGCTTTCTCCATCAATGGATAACTGCCACTTGAGGATAACGCCTACCTGGCCGCTGAGTGTCAGTTCCTGTGATACGCCTGAACAAACAACGCTTGCAGCGGGACTGATTGCGCCGCCTTTACTGAGGGGGTCCACATCCACTTGCAATGTATTCGATTCCATCCATGCAGTTTCGCACGTAACCCTTACAAGCCTGCGGAACCAGGTGGTTTGAGTCACTGTTCCAACATGGGTGTAAGTTTCTGAAACCGCCCCCGGAATATCCACAAAAATTGGGCTTACTGTGCTGATCTGCCACTGGTATTCCAGATCGCCAGTAAAGACGGTTGGCACTGAAATGCTGGTGAATGAAGACGGAACATAACCAATGCAAATAGTCTGACTTGAGGCTATTTCACCGCCATCGGCGGGGTTGGCGCAGCAGGCTTGTAATGGATCAGTCACGGTTACGGTTGCAGTACAGGTTGCATTATTGCCACTGCCATCGTTAATGGTGAGTGTGACTGTGTTTAATCCCTTATCCCCGCAATCGAAATAGTCGGGGATTACACTTACATAATTGATCGTGCCGCAATTGTCACTACTACCACCATCCACATCGGATGGGAGGATACTTACTTCACCCTGGGCGCTAAGGTTCACAATAATATCCTTGCAAATGGCTGTTGGGGGTTGATTATCCACAACAGTCACTATTTGAGTGCACGTTGCTGTATTGCCGGATGCATCAGTGGCTAAGAATGTATTGGTGGTTGTTCCAACAGGAAATGACGAACCTGATGGCAGACCGGATATTTGTGCTAGTGTAGGATAAGTAGTATTCCACGAGATTGTAACCAGGCCATTGCCTGACTGAAAACCTGCAGTGTTCACCTGATTGATTCCGGCATTATATGACCCACCGCCGCCGCCACCGGCAAAAGGATATGAACCATTAGTACCACCGCCGGAATATCCACCGCCGCCGCCACCATTTCCACCATAAAGCCAGCCGCAACCTCCACCACCATATCCCCCGTGGTCAGAACCATATCCAGATCCACCAGCACCACCATTTACATACGCACGTCCTCTTCCATTAAAATTTCCATTACCTGGAACTCCATCAGTATAAAATCCACCTCCCCCGGCACCGGAACCAACGTTTGCGCCACCACCGTTACCTGCAGTTCCACCGGCAACCAAACCGTCTGCACTTGCAGTGCCTGATGTGGTAATGGATGCATTTACCCCATTTCTGTTACTGCCACATTGCTTAATATTATTTGTTGCTCCACCACCGCCACCTGCGATAACCAATGGAGTATTACCTGTTCGAACAACAAAACTTCCACCACCACCACCACCATCTTCTCCATTTGTAAAGCCTTGTTGACCTACAAGAATAGAGATAACTTCTCCGGGTGTTACGGCGATGTCACCTGTCATGCGGGCTCCCAATCCACCCGTAGCAGCACAAGCAACAGACACTGACCCACCTTGAGCACCGCACGCATCAACATTAATTGAAGTTATTCCGGCAGGTACTGTAAAAGTTTGTATTGAGCTCGTGTATGAAAAAGTTTGACTTACGGCAGCAACAGACGCGCAATTATCGCTTACTGCGGGTGCTGCGTAGTTTACCACTGCACCACATTGCCCCGTTGTGTTGTTAACTGTTACGTTTGCAGGGCAATTAATTACTGGAGGCTGATTATCATTCACGGTTACATCAAATGAAACCGTTGTTGCGCTGTTTGTTCCGTCGGTTCCTGTTAAGGTTACGGTGGTTACCCCTGTGTTGAAGGATAATACGCCACTTTGTGTGCCGTCTGCCAATGTGTTTCCTGAAGAAGAAAGTGTTGTTGCACCGGTTGTGGAGTATCCCCACATCGAACTTGTGCAATTATCTGAAATAGGGTCAGCAATGGTATAATCAGCAGCACAGGTATTTGCAATCACATTTAAAGATTGATTGCCCGGGCTTGCAAGGGTTGGCGCCTGGTTGTCAATAACTGTAATTGTAAAGCTGCATGTTGAAGTATTTCCGGGACCTGATACAGTTCCACGAAGGTTATCGTCGGCAATTGTCCATGTATTGGGAACACTACATCCAATAGATGCCCTAACCCTTGAAAACAATTGATTTCCTGTAACATCGGCACTTGTGCCTCCGTAATCCTGACCAACCTGGGTATAACCTGAATTGCTAAATATAAATTCGTATTGTCCTATTGCCTTACTACAATTGCAAGTTAAATGAGAAGTAGCATAATAATAACTGAATGCTCCGCAACCACCAGGAGAGCAATTACCAACTCCATAAACAGCCTCACAAGCTTTGAGCGCAACTGTTTGATTATTATCGGTAGCAAAATGATTAAAATTGATGCCGGGTACACCAGTTGGAGCCTCAATAAAGCCGGCATCTGATGCCTGAAAGGTTATTGTTGAGGTTCCGACCGGAAATGCTGAACCACTTACAAACCCACCAATCTGAGAAGCAGCAGCGTAGCCACAATTATCAGTAGCAGTAGCAGCAGCAAAATTTACTACAGCAGAACATTGCCCTGTGGTAGCATTTACAGTAATATTATCCGGGCAGGTGATCACCGGCGGCTGATTATCAACCACAGTGACTGTAAAAGAAACCGTGGTTGCAGTATTTGTACCATCCGTTCCGTTTAAAGTTACTGTTGTTACCCCCGTATTGAATGATAATACCCCGCTGCCAGTACCGTCTGCTATTGTGTTTCCTGAAGAAGTAAGTGTGGTTGCTCCTGTTGTGGAGTAACCCCACATCGAACCTGTACAATTATCCGAAATTGGGTCGGCAATGGTAAAATTTGAAGCACAGGTGTTTGCAATCACGTTTATAGTATGATCACCCGGATTAGCAAGGGTTGGTGTTTCATTGTCCAGAACAGTCACCGTAAATGAAACCGATGATGCACTGTTTGTGCCATCTGTTCCGGTTAAAGTTACTGTTGTTACACCCGTATTGAATGATAATACCCCGCTTCCCGTACCATCAGCTATAGTGTTGCCTGAAGAAGTAAGTGCTGTTGCTCCTGTTGTGGAGTATCCCCACATCGAACCTGCACAATTATCTGAAATTGGGTCGGCAATGGTATAATTTGCAGCGCAGGTATTAGCAATCACGTTAAATGATTGATTGCCCGGATTAGTGAGGGTTGGTGGTTCATTATCCACAACGGTTACTGTTTGAGTACATGTTGCTGTGTTACCGGATGCATCAGTGGCAGTCCAGGTTACTGTTGTAATTCCAACTGGATATGTTCCCGTAGCATCACAGGTATTATTGAAGCTGTTTTTGAGATTGATGTCATTCGAAGGCATCGGTGATGCTACCCATGCCGTGTTCACATTCATATTGGTAAGGGTTCCGTTATGCACTGGGTTAACTATGTCAGATAATATTGAACTCCCCGGGCCGTCCTCAAAGTTGAAATATGCGACAAGTCCCGGTTCATTCCCGTTTAACCGCTGGTTCATATTGCATGCAATCTGGGGTTGTTCTAAAGCATAATTCCAAATTTGCATTTCGTCAACCATCCCGTCAAATACTTCGCCTGTACCCCATCCTGATCCAATATTTAAATTATGAGGCCATGTACCGTTTACTCCGGGAGAAGGAATTGAACTTCCTTTTGAAAAAAGTAGTAAACCATCAACATAGAGATGAGTGTCTGTTGTCTTTCTCACTATAGTGTAATGGTGCCATTGATTATCGGTAGGGAAAGTAGAACCGGTTATGTACCAGGAGTCTCCAACTCTTATAAATCCCGTACTGCTTTGTCCCAAATACAAATTGCGACCTTGTGCAAATATATTTCTAAACTGACCCGGATGATTGTTGACTTGTCTGGCCCAAACTGAGACTGTGAATTCGCCTGTTGTTGGAACTACATCATCAGGACCAAATACATAATCATTTACTCCGTCAAAACTCAATGCATGACCCATTACTGAACAATTATCACTGACAGTTGGTGGGGTTAATGTTGTTGTTCCTGTACAAAGCCCCGGCGTGTTGTTGATGGTAACTGGTCCTGCACATGTGATTGTTGGAGGCTGGTTATCAATCACCGTTACTGTTGCGGTGCAACTGGCTGAATTACCGGCTGCATCGGTTACTGTTAATAGCACATTATTGGGTCCTACCAAAGAACAATCAAAATCTGTAATGCTTGCATTAAAGGAGACAATGCCAATATTATCGGTTGAACCGCCGTCCAAATCTTCCCCAATAATAGATATGTTACCGGTTCCATCCAATTCAACGGATATATTTTGGCACACTGCTACGGGTGGTACGTTATCTCCGATCTGAAGATTAGCAAAAGGAACTGTTGATAATGCTGGCGGGCTTTGTCCGTGTACCCAATTAGAAATATCTTCAAAATTAACCTGGGTAACCACTACACCTCTTTTGGTTTGATCGTATTCTGTTCCTAATGGTGAAGATGCGGGAAAACCGTCTGCAACTACTGCATTTACAAAAACAGGTGATGGATCTTCAATAGCGGGAATGAAACCTCCTGAGACTGATGATGTGCCAGAAAAAAGCGCTGAATAAATAGCGGTAACCCCGTTTGATGGATTTACATCAGTATCGCTGTAAGCATAAAATGTCTCCCCTGTAGTTGAAACAGCAAAATTTCCTGAAAGCAAAGCAATTGTTCCACATGTTCCATTACTACAACTAAGTGTAAGATTATCAGGTGATGATTCTGTAACTACGATCACATTACCTTTGGTAATAACACTTCCCGGAGAAGTCCATCGTACAACGGCTTCACCTGAACTGAACAATAAGGTTGAATTGCTAAATGAATTGTCAGTAAAATAAACCTCTGTATTGGCAGGAATATCCTTTACCGCTACAAATGAGAATCCATCGGGATCAGTATGACTTATTCCGGTTAAAGCTACCATTGGATTTGCTTCAGAAGTATCGTCATTAACAATTATACCAGTAGCAGCACCCGGGGT from Bacteroidales bacterium includes these protein-coding regions:
- a CDS encoding HYR domain-containing protein; the encoded protein is MKKFTFLFAFYLMVSAHAIFAQKVVVIGLNHLSPDGFSFVARENLSVNEVIYFTENEYNNAGNAFLDQSESVVKFTVTVAINAGHVVYVEETDVSSNLFIVTSSGGFGTAVKTAGSGGFSIATNGEGFYAYKDDDENPVIGITDIYSVLYTGSGEAPTQNGGLIPANENPVSDFPNAIVVHGFPNDGDVNVGLNRVEYNPALRNVDVGTVNFTLTGNWLNGLPNAALSIIPFVAVADPGVSVTVSPSSVMEDGATNMVYTFTLAETATSNVTVNFSVGGTAVFPGDYTQTGAATFGASTGTVVIPNGASSVNVTINPVNDSDLEPHETVILTVNPGSGYIPGSPVSATGTITNDDVNNTTPLVALIGINHLDPDGFSFVAVQDIPANTVVYFTDNSFNNSTLSFSSGEAVVRWISPGSVIAKGEAIVVTESSPDNFTLSCSNGTCGTIALLSGGFATATAGETMYAYSDTDVNPSNGVTAIYSAIFTGTSSVSGGNIPSAEDPSTWYLQSIVVDGFPASAPNRVEFTPTVQARTNVSKVVLENVTNYVHAQPNATLSSIFFTNLNLDSSDPVVTVTTTPSSVSENSGTGMVFTFLLNATATSDITINFSVGGTAAFSTDYSKSGAGTFNASAGTVTISNGSNSASITLTPAGDVTLEPDENIVLVITGGTGYVAGTPGAATGIIVNDDTSEANPMVALTGISHTDPDGFSFVAVKDIPANTEVYFTDNSFSNSTLLFSSGEAVVRWTSPGSVITKGNVIVVTESSPDNLTLSCSNGTCGTIALLSGNFAVSTTGETFYAYSDTDVNPSNGVTAIYSALFSGTSSVSGGFIPAIEDPSPVFVNAVVADGFPASSPLGTEYDQTKRGVVVTQVNFEDISNWVHGQSPPALSTVPFANLQIGDNVPPVAVCQNISVELDGTGNISIIGEDLDGGSTDNIGIVSFNASITDFDCSLVGPNNVLLTVTDAAGNSASCTATVTVIDNQPPTITCAGPVTINNTPGLCTGTTTLTPPTVSDNCSVMGHALSFDGVNDYVFGPDDVVPTTGEFTVSVWARQVNNHPGQFRNIFAQGRNLYLGQSSTGFIRVGDSWYITGSTFPTDNQWHHYTIVRKTTDTHLYVDGLLLFSKGSSIPSPGVNGTWPHNLNIGSGWGTGEVFDGMVDEMQIWNYALEQPQIACNMNQRLNGNEPGLVAYFNFEDGPGSSILSDIVNPVHNGTLTNMNVNTAWVASPMPSNDINLKNSFNNTCDATGTYPVGITTVTWTATDASGNTATCTQTVTVVDNEPPTLTNPGNQSFNVIANTCAANYTIADPISDNCAGSMWGYSTTGATALTSSGNTIADGTGSGVLSFNTGVTTVTLTGTDGTNSASSVSFTVTVLDNETPTLANPGDHTINVIANTCASNFTIADPISDNCTGSMWGYSTTGATTLTSSGNTIADGTGSGVLSFNTGVTTVTLNGTDGTNTATTVSFTVTVVDNQPPVITCPDNITVNATTGQCSAVVNFAAATATDNCGYAAASQIGGFVSGSAFPVGTSTITFQASDAGFIEAPTGVPGINFNHFATDNNQTVALKACEAVYGVGNCSPGGCGAFSYYYATSHLTCNCSKAIGQYEFIFSNSGYTQVGQDYGGTSADVTGNQLFSRVRASIGCSVPNTWTIADDNLRGTVSGPGNTSTCSFTITVIDNQAPTLASPGNQSLNVIANTCAADYTIADPISDNCTSSMWGYSTTGATTLSSSGNTLADGTQSGVLSFNTGVTTVTLTGTDGTNSATTVSFDVTVNDNQPPVINCPANVTVNNTTGQCGAVVNYAAPAVSDNCASVAAVSQTFSYTSSIQTFTVPAGITSINVDACGAQGGSVSVACAATGGLGARMTGDIAVTPGEVISILVGQQGFTNGEDGGGGGGSFVVRTGNTPLVIAGGGGGATNNIKQCGSNRNGVNASITTSGTASADGLVAGGTAGNGGGANVGSGAGGGGFYTDGVPGNGNFNGRGRAYVNGGAGGSGYGSDHGGYGGGGCGWLYGGNGGGGGGYSGGGTNGSYPFAGGGGGGSYNAGINQVNTAGFQSGNGLVTISWNTTYPTLAQISGLPSGSSFPVGTTTNTFLATDASGNTATCTQIVTVVDNQPPTAICKDIIVNLSAQGEVSILPSDVDGGSSDNCGTINYVSVIPDYFDCGDKGLNTVTLTINDGSGNNATCTATVTVTDPLQACCANPADGGEIASSQTICIGYVPSSFTSISVPTVFTGDLEYQWQISTVSPIFVDIPGAVSETYTHVGTVTQTTWFRRLVRVTCETAWMESNTLQVDVDPLSKGGAISPAASVVCSGVSQELTLSGQVGVILKWQLSIDGESWDDVFYTGEIYSATVTQTTHFRAVVQSGVCDPVNSASATVTVDTNPPYATAQNSIVDLDASGQYNLVANDVLSDYGDYETSVVSITITPSTFNCSHLGQTITVEVVLEDECGNSTTVYSDITVEQGSALLPPWVNNNTHASANGTAIYSPCDDDGTFMLTATGKSTTTNDVYHFVHQQL